A region from the Acyrthosiphon pisum isolate AL4f chromosome A1, pea_aphid_22Mar2018_4r6ur, whole genome shotgun sequence genome encodes:
- the LOC100168842 gene encoding neuropathy target esterase sws isoform X3, with protein MGLFDFTNSFRAIIYSPTFQQWITSTSSFMLLRENMLIIVVCILASMLLRFAFYKWKSKFHVIRGSDICSVPKTRFRKRDRVLFYGRKMLRKVKSISGQVHGQGKKRKLVIKFARRLLQMRKETLPQRLNVLEPPAEYLEEELITKDGQNVPPDAFYMLQSIRVFGHFAKPVFLRLCRHTEILNVHAGSHLFKVGDPDENVFIVQSGLISVNITSIDGSIMPLKLVKTGDCVTSLLSFTDVLTGHKKNYKTVSAQALEDSTIVRLPVAAFQEIFDDDPESLVQIIQVVMVRLQRVTFTALHQYLGLSTELVQNGLEERKMSPFISATKNESSMFLQQDKKFESLLNQPKTDPKIDQKDWYLKIARKIFVKKLQLDNEDLLLGKVEIRKIPTNTYVMQEDSHKDAALVLLLNGSMIVSQKMDPEGLTEAHMYSVNPGDIVGGLAVLTGEPGFLTFRANRPSIISILSRNTVYEIIRVKPQIVLPIANTVVTRLSSFVRQVDFALDWLFFESGRAVYRQGEESDSTFIVLSGRLRSVITHENGKKELVAEYGKGDLVGIVEVITQTPRGTTVMAVRDSELAKLPEGLFNAIKKRFPGVVSTLINLLGHRILGTWQKPTISKTLDTRPTQSNFSTIAIVPISDDVPLTSFTYELYHSLCSIRSTIRLTSEFVRSVLGKSIMDLNNEYRLTTWLAQQEDQHKIALYQCDYSFSSWTQRCIRQADCILLVTLGNKQPILGKYEKEIERLALRTHKELILIHREDSDLPSNTVEWLNIRSWVSSHHHVQCPKRIFSKRSVSVICDQYEKILQTEVNIHSDYSRLARWLTGTSVGLVLGGGGARGAAHIGMIKAIQEAGIPIDMVGGVSIGAFMGAVWCGERDIIGMTRKASSWAESMTNRWRQALDLTWPSTSMLTGQYFNHTLISALGETQIEDLWLPYFTITTDISASKMRIHTHGSLWRYVRSSMSLSGYMPPLCDPIDGHLLLDGGYINNLPADIMRNLGAKHVLAIDVGSQDDMDFTNYGDSLSGFWLMWKRFNPFTASVKVPNLEDIQSRLAYVSCVRQLEVVKTSDYCQYIRPPIDKYKTLQFKSFEEIKEVGYQHGKTYFAGLKLAGKIPFGKQESMMSHIKPE; from the exons aatatgttGATAATAGTTGTATGCATACTAGCATCAATGTTATTAAGATTTGCCTTCTACAAATGGAAATCAAAAT ttCATGTGATTCGAGGAAGTGACATCTGTTCTGTTCCTAAAACAAGGTTTCGAAAACGTGATAGAGTTTTATTCTATGGCAGAAAAATGTTGAGAAAG gTTAAAAGTATATCTGGACAAGTACACGGCCAggggaaaaaaagaaaattagtaATCAAATTTGCTAGGCGTTTATTACAAATGAGGAAAGAAACATTACCTCAGAGATTAAac GTATTGGAACCACCTGCTGAGTATTTAGAGGAGGAATTAATAACTAAAGACGGGCAAAATGTTCCTCCTGATGCTTTTTATATGCTACAAAGTATTCG agtTTTTGGCCACTTTGCCAAACCCGTATTTTTAAGACTTTGTCGTCATACAGAAATCTTAAATGTACATGCTGGATCACATTTGTTTAAAGTTGGTGATCCTGATGAAAATGTATTCATTGTTCAAAGTGGGCTTATTAGTGTGAATATCACTTCAATTGATGGCAGTATTATGCCTCTGAAATTAGTAAAAACGGGAGATTGTGTTACATCATTATTAAGTTTTACTGATGTTCTCAct GGCCataaaaagaattataaaaCTGTTAGTGCTCAAGCACTTGAAGATAGTACAATAGTACGATTACCAGTTGCTGCATTTCAAGAAATCTTCGATGATGATCCAGAATCATTAGTCCAAATAATCCAAGTGGTAATGGTCCGTTTACAGAGAGTTACATTTACAGCTCTTCATCAGTATTTGGGACTATCTACTGAGTTGGTACAAAAT GGTTTAGAAGAAAGAAAAATGAGTCCTTTCATTTCAGCAACTAAAAATGAGTCTTCCATGTTTTTACAACAAG ataaaaaatttgaatcacTTTTAAATCAGCCCAAAACTGATCCAAAAATTGACCAAAAAGATTGGTATCTCAAAATTGCTAGgaaaatttttgtcaaaaaacttCAACTTGATAATGAAGATTTATTATTGGGAAAAGTGGAAATTCgcaaaatacctactaatacatATGTAATGCAAGAAGATTCTCATAAG gaTGCTGCATTAGTTTTGTTGTTAAATGGATCAATGATAGTATCACAAAAAATGGACCCAGAAGGATTAACTGAAGCTCATATGTATTCAGTTAATCCTGGTGATATTGTTGGTGGATTAGCTGTGTTAACTGGGGAACCTGGATTTCTGACGTTTAGAGCCAACCGTCCCagtataatttctatattatcaAGAAATACTGTTTATGA gATTATAAGAGTAAAACCACAAATTGTTTTACCTATAGCAAATACAGTGGTTACTCGGTTATCATCATTTGTACGTCAAGTCGATTTTGCATTGGATTGGTTGTTTTTTGAAAGTGGACGTGCAGTTTATAG ACAAGGTGAAGAATCGGACAGTACATTTATCGTTTTGAGTGGGCGGTTGCGTTCTGTTATCACACATGAAAATGGTAAAAAAGAGTTGGTTGCTGAATATGGAAAAGGAGATCTAGTAGGCATT GTAGAAGTTATAACCCAAACACCTAGAGGAACAACTGTTATGGCAGTTAGAGATTCAGAACTAGCCAAATTACCAGAAGGATTatttaatgcaattaaaaaacgTTTTCCTGGAGTTGTTTCCACACTTATTAATCTTTTGGGACATAgaattttag GCACTTGGCAGAAGCCTACGATTAGTAAAACACTAGATACAAGACCAACACAAAGTAATTTTTCAACTATTGCTATTGTGCCTATATCAGATGATGTACCACTAACGAGTTTTACATATGAACTTTACCATTCGTTATGCTCTATTAGATCAACTATACGGTTAACTTCCGAATTTGTAAGAAGTGTATTAGGAAAATCAATTATGGATTTGAATAACGAGTATCGTTTGACAACATGGTTAGCCCAGCAAGAAGACCAACATAAAATTGCACTTTATCAATGTGATTATTCGTTCTCTTCTTGGACTCAGCGTTGTATTCGACAAGCCGATTGTATATTGCTTGTCACACTAGGAAATAAACAACCTATATTAGGAAAA TATGAAAAAGAGATTGAACGCCTAGCATTACGTACCCATAAAGAATTAATTTTGATACACAGAGAAGATTCAGATTTACCATCTAATACAGTTGAATGGTTGAATATAAGATCATGGGTATCTTCACACCACCATGTACAGTGTCCTAAACGTATATTTTCTAAACGTTCTGTTTCAGTAATA tgtgatcaatatgaaaaaatattacaaacagaAGTCAACATACATTCAGATTATTCTCGTTTAGCTAGATGGTTAACAGGGACTTCTGTGGGTCTAGTGTTAGGTGGCGGAGGAGCAAGAGGTGCTGCTCATATTGGAATGATAAAAGCTATAcaa GAAGCTGGTATTCCCATAGATATGGTTGGTGGTGTGAGTATTGGTGCTTTTATGGGAGCTGTATGGTGTGGCGAAAGAGATATTATTGGAATGACACGCAAAGCCAGCTCTTGGGCtgag tcaatGACAAATCGGTGGAGGCAAGCATTAGATTTGACTTGGCCATCTACGTCTATGTTAACTggtcaatattttaatcatacattGATTTCTGCTCTTGGAGAAACACAAATTGAAGACTTGTGGTTgccatattttacaattactaCTGATATATCAGCCAGTAAAATGCGAATTCATACTCATG GATCTTTGTGGCGTTATGTTCGATCATCAATGTCTCTATCCGGTTACATGCCACCTTTATGCGATCCAATTGATGGGCATTTATTATTAGATGGtggatacataaataatttaccag CCGACATTATGCGTAACCTTGGAGCAAAACATGTTCTCGCTATTGATGTTGGATCTCAAGATGATATGGATTTTACCAATTATGGAGATAGTTTGTCTGGGTTTTGGTTGATGTGGAAAAGATTTAATCCTTTTACTGCATCAGTTAAAGTTCCAAATCTGGAAGATATACAATCTCGACTTGCGTATGTTTCTTGTGTTCGTCAACTTGAG GTGGTAAAAACGAGTGATTATTGTCAATATATAAGACCTCCTATTGACAAATATAAGACACTTCAgtttaaaagttttgaagaaataaag GAAGTAGGCTATCAACACGGTAAGACATATTTTGCGGGATTAAAGTTGGCTGGAAAAATTCCGTTTGGAAAACAAGAATCCATGATGTCTCATATTAAACCTGAATAA
- the LOC100168842 gene encoding neuropathy target esterase sws isoform X4, with protein sequence MSISSQDTNMLIIVVCILASMLLRFAFYKWKSKFHVIRGSDICSVPKTRFRKRDRVLFYGRKMLRKVKSISGQVHGQGKKRKLVIKFARRLLQMRKETLPQRLNVLEPPAEYLEEELITKDGQNVPPDAFYMLQSIRVFGHFAKPVFLRLCRHTEILNVHAGSHLFKVGDPDENVFIVQSGLISVNITSIDGSIMPLKLVKTGDCVTSLLSFTDVLTGHKKNYKTVSAQALEDSTIVRLPVAAFQEIFDDDPESLVQIIQVVMVRLQRVTFTALHQYLGLSTELVQNGLEERKMSPFISATKNESSMFLQQEISITDKKFESLLNQPKTDPKIDQKDWYLKIARKIFVKKLQLDNEDLLLGKVEIRKIPTNTYVMQEDSHKDAALVLLLNGSMIVSQKMDPEGLTEAHMYSVNPGDIVGGLAVLTGEPGFLTFRANRPSIISILSRNTVYEIIRVKPQIVLPIANTVVTRLSSFVRQVDFALDWLFFESGRAVYRQGEESDSTFIVLSGRLRSVITHENGKKELVAEYGKGDLVGIVEVITQTPRGTTVMAVRDSELAKLPEGLFNAIKKRFPGVVSTLINLLGHRILGTWQKPTISKTLDTRPTQSNFSTIAIVPISDDVPLTSFTYELYHSLCSIRSTIRLTSEFVRSVLGKSIMDLNNEYRLTTWLAQQEDQHKIALYQCDYSFSSWTQRCIRQADCILLVTLGNKQPILGKYEKEIERLALRTHKELILIHREDSDLPSNTVEWLNIRSWVSSHHHVQCPKRIFSKRSVSVICDQYEKILQTEVNIHSDYSRLARWLTGTSVGLVLGGGGARGAAHIGMIKAIQEAGIPIDMVGGVSIGAFMGAVWCGERDIIGMTRKASSWAESMTNRWRQALDLTWPSTSMLTGQYFNHTLISALGETQIEDLWLPYFTITTDISASKMRIHTHGSLWRYVRSSMSLSGYMPPLCDPIDGHLLLDGGYINNLPADIMRNLGAKHVLAIDVGSQDDMDFTNYGDSLSGFWLMWKRFNPFTASVKVPNLEDIQSRLAYVSCVRQLEVVKTSDYCQYIRPPIDKYKTLQFKSFEEIKEVGYQHGKTYFAGLKLAGKIPFGKQESMMSHIKPE encoded by the exons ATGAGTATATCCTCACAGGacact aatatgttGATAATAGTTGTATGCATACTAGCATCAATGTTATTAAGATTTGCCTTCTACAAATGGAAATCAAAAT ttCATGTGATTCGAGGAAGTGACATCTGTTCTGTTCCTAAAACAAGGTTTCGAAAACGTGATAGAGTTTTATTCTATGGCAGAAAAATGTTGAGAAAG gTTAAAAGTATATCTGGACAAGTACACGGCCAggggaaaaaaagaaaattagtaATCAAATTTGCTAGGCGTTTATTACAAATGAGGAAAGAAACATTACCTCAGAGATTAAac GTATTGGAACCACCTGCTGAGTATTTAGAGGAGGAATTAATAACTAAAGACGGGCAAAATGTTCCTCCTGATGCTTTTTATATGCTACAAAGTATTCG agtTTTTGGCCACTTTGCCAAACCCGTATTTTTAAGACTTTGTCGTCATACAGAAATCTTAAATGTACATGCTGGATCACATTTGTTTAAAGTTGGTGATCCTGATGAAAATGTATTCATTGTTCAAAGTGGGCTTATTAGTGTGAATATCACTTCAATTGATGGCAGTATTATGCCTCTGAAATTAGTAAAAACGGGAGATTGTGTTACATCATTATTAAGTTTTACTGATGTTCTCAct GGCCataaaaagaattataaaaCTGTTAGTGCTCAAGCACTTGAAGATAGTACAATAGTACGATTACCAGTTGCTGCATTTCAAGAAATCTTCGATGATGATCCAGAATCATTAGTCCAAATAATCCAAGTGGTAATGGTCCGTTTACAGAGAGTTACATTTACAGCTCTTCATCAGTATTTGGGACTATCTACTGAGTTGGTACAAAAT GGTTTAGAAGAAAGAAAAATGAGTCCTTTCATTTCAGCAACTAAAAATGAGTCTTCCATGTTTTTACAACAAG AAATTTCTATAAcagataaaaaatttgaatcacTTTTAAATCAGCCCAAAACTGATCCAAAAATTGACCAAAAAGATTGGTATCTCAAAATTGCTAGgaaaatttttgtcaaaaaacttCAACTTGATAATGAAGATTTATTATTGGGAAAAGTGGAAATTCgcaaaatacctactaatacatATGTAATGCAAGAAGATTCTCATAAG gaTGCTGCATTAGTTTTGTTGTTAAATGGATCAATGATAGTATCACAAAAAATGGACCCAGAAGGATTAACTGAAGCTCATATGTATTCAGTTAATCCTGGTGATATTGTTGGTGGATTAGCTGTGTTAACTGGGGAACCTGGATTTCTGACGTTTAGAGCCAACCGTCCCagtataatttctatattatcaAGAAATACTGTTTATGA gATTATAAGAGTAAAACCACAAATTGTTTTACCTATAGCAAATACAGTGGTTACTCGGTTATCATCATTTGTACGTCAAGTCGATTTTGCATTGGATTGGTTGTTTTTTGAAAGTGGACGTGCAGTTTATAG ACAAGGTGAAGAATCGGACAGTACATTTATCGTTTTGAGTGGGCGGTTGCGTTCTGTTATCACACATGAAAATGGTAAAAAAGAGTTGGTTGCTGAATATGGAAAAGGAGATCTAGTAGGCATT GTAGAAGTTATAACCCAAACACCTAGAGGAACAACTGTTATGGCAGTTAGAGATTCAGAACTAGCCAAATTACCAGAAGGATTatttaatgcaattaaaaaacgTTTTCCTGGAGTTGTTTCCACACTTATTAATCTTTTGGGACATAgaattttag GCACTTGGCAGAAGCCTACGATTAGTAAAACACTAGATACAAGACCAACACAAAGTAATTTTTCAACTATTGCTATTGTGCCTATATCAGATGATGTACCACTAACGAGTTTTACATATGAACTTTACCATTCGTTATGCTCTATTAGATCAACTATACGGTTAACTTCCGAATTTGTAAGAAGTGTATTAGGAAAATCAATTATGGATTTGAATAACGAGTATCGTTTGACAACATGGTTAGCCCAGCAAGAAGACCAACATAAAATTGCACTTTATCAATGTGATTATTCGTTCTCTTCTTGGACTCAGCGTTGTATTCGACAAGCCGATTGTATATTGCTTGTCACACTAGGAAATAAACAACCTATATTAGGAAAA TATGAAAAAGAGATTGAACGCCTAGCATTACGTACCCATAAAGAATTAATTTTGATACACAGAGAAGATTCAGATTTACCATCTAATACAGTTGAATGGTTGAATATAAGATCATGGGTATCTTCACACCACCATGTACAGTGTCCTAAACGTATATTTTCTAAACGTTCTGTTTCAGTAATA tgtgatcaatatgaaaaaatattacaaacagaAGTCAACATACATTCAGATTATTCTCGTTTAGCTAGATGGTTAACAGGGACTTCTGTGGGTCTAGTGTTAGGTGGCGGAGGAGCAAGAGGTGCTGCTCATATTGGAATGATAAAAGCTATAcaa GAAGCTGGTATTCCCATAGATATGGTTGGTGGTGTGAGTATTGGTGCTTTTATGGGAGCTGTATGGTGTGGCGAAAGAGATATTATTGGAATGACACGCAAAGCCAGCTCTTGGGCtgag tcaatGACAAATCGGTGGAGGCAAGCATTAGATTTGACTTGGCCATCTACGTCTATGTTAACTggtcaatattttaatcatacattGATTTCTGCTCTTGGAGAAACACAAATTGAAGACTTGTGGTTgccatattttacaattactaCTGATATATCAGCCAGTAAAATGCGAATTCATACTCATG GATCTTTGTGGCGTTATGTTCGATCATCAATGTCTCTATCCGGTTACATGCCACCTTTATGCGATCCAATTGATGGGCATTTATTATTAGATGGtggatacataaataatttaccag CCGACATTATGCGTAACCTTGGAGCAAAACATGTTCTCGCTATTGATGTTGGATCTCAAGATGATATGGATTTTACCAATTATGGAGATAGTTTGTCTGGGTTTTGGTTGATGTGGAAAAGATTTAATCCTTTTACTGCATCAGTTAAAGTTCCAAATCTGGAAGATATACAATCTCGACTTGCGTATGTTTCTTGTGTTCGTCAACTTGAG GTGGTAAAAACGAGTGATTATTGTCAATATATAAGACCTCCTATTGACAAATATAAGACACTTCAgtttaaaagttttgaagaaataaag GAAGTAGGCTATCAACACGGTAAGACATATTTTGCGGGATTAAAGTTGGCTGGAAAAATTCCGTTTGGAAAACAAGAATCCATGATGTCTCATATTAAACCTGAATAA
- the LOC100168842 gene encoding neuropathy target esterase sws isoform X2 — MGLFDFTNSFRAIIYSPTFQQWITSTSSFMLLRENMLIIVVCILASMLLRFAFYKWKSKFHVIRGSDICSVPKTRFRKRDRVLFYGRKMLRKVKSISGQVHGQGKKRKLVIKFARRLLQMRKETLPQRLNVLEPPAEYLEEELITKDGQNVPPDAFYMLQSIRVFGHFAKPVFLRLCRHTEILNVHAGSHLFKVGDPDENVFIVQSGLISVNITSIDGSIMPLKLVKTGDCVTSLLSFTDVLTGHKKNYKTVSAQALEDSTIVRLPVAAFQEIFDDDPESLVQIIQVVMVRLQRVTFTALHQYLGLSTELVQNGLEERKMSPFISATKNESSMFLQQEISITDKKFESLLNQPKTDPKIDQKDWYLKIARKIFVKKLQLDNEDLLLGKVEIRKIPTNTYVMQEDSHKDAALVLLLNGSMIVSQKMDPEGLTEAHMYSVNPGDIVGGLAVLTGEPGFLTFRANRPSIISILSRNTVYEIIRVKPQIVLPIANTVVTRLSSFVRQVDFALDWLFFESGRAVYRQGEESDSTFIVLSGRLRSVITHENGKKELVAEYGKGDLVGIVEVITQTPRGTTVMAVRDSELAKLPEGLFNAIKKRFPGVVSTLINLLGHRILGTWQKPTISKTLDTRPTQSNFSTIAIVPISDDVPLTSFTYELYHSLCSIRSTIRLTSEFVRSVLGKSIMDLNNEYRLTTWLAQQEDQHKIALYQCDYSFSSWTQRCIRQADCILLVTLGNKQPILGKYEKEIERLALRTHKELILIHREDSDLPSNTVEWLNIRSWVSSHHHVQCPKRIFSKRSVSVICDQYEKILQTEVNIHSDYSRLARWLTGTSVGLVLGGGGARGAAHIGMIKAIQEAGIPIDMVGGVSIGAFMGAVWCGERDIIGMTRKASSWAESMTNRWRQALDLTWPSTSMLTGQYFNHTLISALGETQIEDLWLPYFTITTDISASKMRIHTHGYVWRYVRASMSIAGLFPPMCNPDDGHLLADGCYVNNVPADIMRNLGAKHVLAIDVGSQDDMDFTNYGDSLSGFWLMWKRFNPFTASVKVPNLEDIQSRLAYVSCVRQLEVVKTSDYCQYIRPPIDKYKTLQFKSFEEIKEVGYQHGKTYFAGLKLAGKIPFGKQESMMSHIKPE; from the exons aatatgttGATAATAGTTGTATGCATACTAGCATCAATGTTATTAAGATTTGCCTTCTACAAATGGAAATCAAAAT ttCATGTGATTCGAGGAAGTGACATCTGTTCTGTTCCTAAAACAAGGTTTCGAAAACGTGATAGAGTTTTATTCTATGGCAGAAAAATGTTGAGAAAG gTTAAAAGTATATCTGGACAAGTACACGGCCAggggaaaaaaagaaaattagtaATCAAATTTGCTAGGCGTTTATTACAAATGAGGAAAGAAACATTACCTCAGAGATTAAac GTATTGGAACCACCTGCTGAGTATTTAGAGGAGGAATTAATAACTAAAGACGGGCAAAATGTTCCTCCTGATGCTTTTTATATGCTACAAAGTATTCG agtTTTTGGCCACTTTGCCAAACCCGTATTTTTAAGACTTTGTCGTCATACAGAAATCTTAAATGTACATGCTGGATCACATTTGTTTAAAGTTGGTGATCCTGATGAAAATGTATTCATTGTTCAAAGTGGGCTTATTAGTGTGAATATCACTTCAATTGATGGCAGTATTATGCCTCTGAAATTAGTAAAAACGGGAGATTGTGTTACATCATTATTAAGTTTTACTGATGTTCTCAct GGCCataaaaagaattataaaaCTGTTAGTGCTCAAGCACTTGAAGATAGTACAATAGTACGATTACCAGTTGCTGCATTTCAAGAAATCTTCGATGATGATCCAGAATCATTAGTCCAAATAATCCAAGTGGTAATGGTCCGTTTACAGAGAGTTACATTTACAGCTCTTCATCAGTATTTGGGACTATCTACTGAGTTGGTACAAAAT GGTTTAGAAGAAAGAAAAATGAGTCCTTTCATTTCAGCAACTAAAAATGAGTCTTCCATGTTTTTACAACAAG AAATTTCTATAAcagataaaaaatttgaatcacTTTTAAATCAGCCCAAAACTGATCCAAAAATTGACCAAAAAGATTGGTATCTCAAAATTGCTAGgaaaatttttgtcaaaaaacttCAACTTGATAATGAAGATTTATTATTGGGAAAAGTGGAAATTCgcaaaatacctactaatacatATGTAATGCAAGAAGATTCTCATAAG gaTGCTGCATTAGTTTTGTTGTTAAATGGATCAATGATAGTATCACAAAAAATGGACCCAGAAGGATTAACTGAAGCTCATATGTATTCAGTTAATCCTGGTGATATTGTTGGTGGATTAGCTGTGTTAACTGGGGAACCTGGATTTCTGACGTTTAGAGCCAACCGTCCCagtataatttctatattatcaAGAAATACTGTTTATGA gATTATAAGAGTAAAACCACAAATTGTTTTACCTATAGCAAATACAGTGGTTACTCGGTTATCATCATTTGTACGTCAAGTCGATTTTGCATTGGATTGGTTGTTTTTTGAAAGTGGACGTGCAGTTTATAG ACAAGGTGAAGAATCGGACAGTACATTTATCGTTTTGAGTGGGCGGTTGCGTTCTGTTATCACACATGAAAATGGTAAAAAAGAGTTGGTTGCTGAATATGGAAAAGGAGATCTAGTAGGCATT GTAGAAGTTATAACCCAAACACCTAGAGGAACAACTGTTATGGCAGTTAGAGATTCAGAACTAGCCAAATTACCAGAAGGATTatttaatgcaattaaaaaacgTTTTCCTGGAGTTGTTTCCACACTTATTAATCTTTTGGGACATAgaattttag GCACTTGGCAGAAGCCTACGATTAGTAAAACACTAGATACAAGACCAACACAAAGTAATTTTTCAACTATTGCTATTGTGCCTATATCAGATGATGTACCACTAACGAGTTTTACATATGAACTTTACCATTCGTTATGCTCTATTAGATCAACTATACGGTTAACTTCCGAATTTGTAAGAAGTGTATTAGGAAAATCAATTATGGATTTGAATAACGAGTATCGTTTGACAACATGGTTAGCCCAGCAAGAAGACCAACATAAAATTGCACTTTATCAATGTGATTATTCGTTCTCTTCTTGGACTCAGCGTTGTATTCGACAAGCCGATTGTATATTGCTTGTCACACTAGGAAATAAACAACCTATATTAGGAAAA TATGAAAAAGAGATTGAACGCCTAGCATTACGTACCCATAAAGAATTAATTTTGATACACAGAGAAGATTCAGATTTACCATCTAATACAGTTGAATGGTTGAATATAAGATCATGGGTATCTTCACACCACCATGTACAGTGTCCTAAACGTATATTTTCTAAACGTTCTGTTTCAGTAATA tgtgatcaatatgaaaaaatattacaaacagaAGTCAACATACATTCAGATTATTCTCGTTTAGCTAGATGGTTAACAGGGACTTCTGTGGGTCTAGTGTTAGGTGGCGGAGGAGCAAGAGGTGCTGCTCATATTGGAATGATAAAAGCTATAcaa GAAGCTGGTATTCCCATAGATATGGTTGGTGGTGTGAGTATTGGTGCTTTTATGGGAGCTGTATGGTGTGGCGAAAGAGATATTATTGGAATGACACGCAAAGCCAGCTCTTGGGCtgag tcaatGACAAATCGGTGGAGGCAAGCATTAGATTTGACTTGGCCATCTACGTCTATGTTAACTggtcaatattttaatcatacattGATTTCTGCTCTTGGAGAAACACAAATTGAAGACTTGTGGTTgccatattttacaattactaCTGATATATCAGCCAGTAAAATGCGAATTCATACTCATG GTTATGTTTGGAGGTATGTGCGAGCAAGTATGTCAATTGCTGGTTTATTTCCTCCCATGTGTAATCCCGATGATGGACATTTACTTGCTGATGGTTGTTATGTAAACAATGTACCAG CCGACATTATGCGTAACCTTGGAGCAAAACATGTTCTCGCTATTGATGTTGGATCTCAAGATGATATGGATTTTACCAATTATGGAGATAGTTTGTCTGGGTTTTGGTTGATGTGGAAAAGATTTAATCCTTTTACTGCATCAGTTAAAGTTCCAAATCTGGAAGATATACAATCTCGACTTGCGTATGTTTCTTGTGTTCGTCAACTTGAG GTGGTAAAAACGAGTGATTATTGTCAATATATAAGACCTCCTATTGACAAATATAAGACACTTCAgtttaaaagttttgaagaaataaag GAAGTAGGCTATCAACACGGTAAGACATATTTTGCGGGATTAAAGTTGGCTGGAAAAATTCCGTTTGGAAAACAAGAATCCATGATGTCTCATATTAAACCTGAATAA